One window of the Sebastes umbrosus isolate fSebUmb1 chromosome 1, fSebUmb1.pri, whole genome shotgun sequence genome contains the following:
- the trim107 gene encoding E3 ubiquitin/ISG15 ligase TRIM25, whose product MDHSVALAAALTCPICLQLFSEPISLPCGHIYCFACLQTMGEGLDQHSCPECQAEYQGTNVLVRSLKMCSIIETYKATAGTDNSTANPSDVGLVTFKSDDGYVTEKSNTKHHQDVATSGEESSVCEGKGGFQIRSESFSLDQDKGSGKGKMAMDEPKFRMASQVTELSLKLEMAESVLRKEEERELEVTTANSQLREKARRLVGQITELSQSYSAQVMQLIEEELGPGEASVGGRVSQASELTKQLRQAMLRAESLLTEDDEAAFSDELRTLQPHIVELMAKPVGEDDDHVESKVNSARACPKLESMNAELRERFGEIQRSLRNTFNPSEVTFDPKTAHPNLVLSRDLKTVTFSAVKQPYPSSPQRFTNFFQVLSTQSFFEGEHCWEVELEGSPWIIGVCYSGKLARSGLPSALESSRSSWCLMWFNNLLTAFEQSHDVPLKRTTVSRKLEIRLSFKTHRLSFYNISPSSGKTHVYTFKANLTEPVHLAYRMLSGDPKGRVTIYS is encoded by the coding sequence ATGGATCACTCGGTAGCTTTAGCTGCGGCGCTCACTTGCCCCATCTGCTTGCAGCTCTTCTCTGAGCCAATTTCTCTCCCCTGTGGTCACATCTACTGCTTTGCCTGCCTCCAGACCATGGGAGAAGGCCTGGACCAACACAGCTGCCCCGAGTGCCAGGCAGAGTACCAGGGAACCAACGTCCTTGTGAGAAGCCTCAAAATGTGCAGCATCATAGAGACGTACAAAGCCACCGCTGGGACAGACAACTCCACTGCCAACCCTTCTGATGTCGGCCTTGTAACATTCAAGAGTGATGATGGCTATGTTACAGAGAAATCAAACACAAAACACCACCAGGACGTAGCGACATCTGGAGAGGAGAGCTCAGTGTGTGAGGGAAAGGGTGGCTTTCAAATTAGGTCTGAGTCCTTTTCTTTGGATCAAGACAAAGGCAGTGGCAAAGGCAAGATGGCAATGGATGAACCTAAATTCAGAATGGCATCTCAAGTCACCGAGTTGAGCCTGAAGCTGGAGATGGCAGAGAGTGTgctgaggaaggaggaggaacgAGAGTTAGAGGTGACCACTGCTAACAGTCAGCTGAGAGAGAAAGCACGCAGACTTGTAGGGCAGATCACAGAGCTGTCGCAGAGCTACAGCGCGCAGGTGATGCAGCTGATAGAAGAAGAGCTAGGTCCAGGCGAGGCCAGCGTAGGCGGTCGAGTCAGTCAAGCTTCTGAGCTGACGAAGCAGCTGAGACAAGCTATGCTCAGAGCGGAATCCCTTCTGACTGAAGATGACGAGGCTGCGTTTAGTGACGAGCTTCGGACTCTACAACCGCACATCGTGGAGTTAATGGCCAAGCCCGTGGGAGAAGATGACGACCACGTCGAATCCAAAGTCAACTCCGCGCGAGCCTGTCCCAAGCTGGAGAGCATGAATGCTGAGCTGAGGGAAAGATTTGGAGAGATTCAGCGCTCCCTTCGAAACACCTTCAACCCCTCagaggtgacctttgaccccaaaACAGCCCACCCCAACCTCGTCCTCTCAAGGGACTTGAAGACTGTGACTTTCAGCGCTGTCAAACAGCCCTACCCGTCCTCTCCTCAGAGGTTCACCAACTTCTTCCAGGTCCTCAGCACCCAGAGCTTTTTCGAAGGCGAGCATTGCTGGGAGGTGGAGCTCGAGGGTTCTCCGTGGATCATCGGCGTGTGCTACAGCGGGAAGCTGGCACGCAGCGGGTTGCCCTCGGCTCTGGAAAGCAGCCGGAGCTCCTGGTGTCTGATGTGGTTCAACAACCTGCTAACGGCCTTCGAGCAGAGTCATGACGTGCCGCTGAAGAGGACCACAGTGTCACGCAAGCTGGAGATCAGACTGAGTTTCAAGACCCACAGGCTGAGCTTCTACAACATCAGCCCCTCCAGCGGGAAGACTCATGTGTACACGTTTAAGGCTAACCTGACTGAACCGGTGCACCTGGCCTACAGGATGCTGTCAGGGGACCCCAAAGGCCGTGTCACTATTTATTCATAA
- the tpra1 gene encoding transmembrane protein adipocyte-associated 1 homolog produces the protein MLATVTAVVRFAQYNGSISPTPFENTSTYTTYQPDTNISKPHKCLQVLYENVGDSRVRFWDILLLVPNVAFFVFLMWKLPSARAKIRLTSSPIFVTFYLLVFVVAGVGITRAVVSMTVSASSAATIIDKVLWEITRFFLLAIELSVIILGLAFGHLESKSSIKRVLAITAVLALGYSITQGTLEILYPDKHLSAEDFNIYGHGGRHFWLASSCFFFLVYSLIVILPKTPVRERISLPSKKSFYVYAAILSLLNFVQGLGSALLCAEITEGLCCVDVTTFLYFSAFAPLIYVTFLKGFFGSEPKILFSYKSQVDEPDESDVHLPPTVATTIGRKEMTDQGLFYSSTQIDGSGPGSSRMVGAYLDDVASGPYGSSSVNSIEADRWRPVNA, from the exons ATGCTAGCCACAGTGACTGCTGTGGTTAGGTTTGCTCAATACAATGGCAGTATTTCACCTACACCGTTTGAGAACACGTCAACATACACAACCTATCAACCTGATACCAACATCAGCAAGCCTCACAAATGTCTACAAGTTCTGTACGAGAATGTTGGGGACTCCAG GGTGCGGTTCTGGGACATTTTACTGCTCGTGCCTAATGTGGCCTTCTTTGTATTCCTGATGTGGAAGCTGCCCTCAGCCAGGGCAAAGATTCGACTCACCTCCAGCCCCATCTTCGTCACCTTTTACTTGCTG GTGTTTGTTGTAGCAGGGGTTGGGATCACCCGAGCGGTGGTGTCTATGACTGTCAGTGCGTCCAGTGCTGCCACCATCATAGACAAA GTGCTGTGGGAAATCACCCGCTTCTTCTTGCTGGCTATTGAGCTCAGCGTTATCATCCTGGGACTGGCTTTCG GTCATCTGGAGAGCAAGTCCAGTATAAAGCGAGTGCTGGCGATCACCGCTGTGCTGGCTCTGGGCTACTCCATCACACAG GGCACACTAGAGATCTTGTATCCAGACAAGCACCTGTCTGCTGAGGACTTCAACATCTACGGTCACGGAGGACGCCACTTCTGGTTGGCCagctcctgcttcttcttcctg GTGTACTCTTTGATTGTGATCTTGCCTAAAACTCCAGTGAGGGAGAGGATATCTCTTCCGT CTAAGAAGAGTTTCTACGTGTATGCTGCCATCCTGTCTTTACTGAACTTCGTCCAGGGCCTGGGCAGTGCTCTGCTATGTGCTGAAATCACAGAGGGACTCTG CTGTGTGGATGTCACCACCTTCCTGTACTTCTCCGCCTTTGCTCCGCTCATTTATGTCACATTCCTCAAGGGCTTCTTTGG TTCAGAGCCCAAGATCCTGTTCTCCTACAAGTCACAGGTGGATGAGCCGGATGAAAGCGACGTCCACCTTCCCCCGACCGTCGCTACGACCATTGGCCGCAAGGAGATGACTGACCAGGGCCTCTTCTACTCCTCCACCCAGATCGACGGCTCTGGTCCCGGCAGCTCTCGTATGGTGGGAGCGTACCTGGATGATGTTGCCTCCGGACCCTATGGGTCCAGCAGCGTTAACAGCATTGAAGCTGACCGCTGGAGACCCGTCAATgcgtga